The Sagittula sp. P11 genome window below encodes:
- a CDS encoding DUF2252 family protein, which yields MATQAKERQQKPKSASGNSKEAKRAPSVKTPAENPVTELKSRVEDYRRLAKRFVEDPCVMRPCNLTGEARRRHVRETIIEDHAVRISQKSDGADAKFRKLADSRFSFFRGTSLLFHRDMVGDDARMPTVLVLGDVHPENFGVMPNADNAPIFGVNDFDDVVYGPFTWDLKRGVTGFLLAAEEEGDLKEKHRLKIARRFIKGYREGIAFYARHDTESSQQMRQDNSPKVIRKLFEEARESRKDWLWDRYLSENGLGFRANHELTPLTTRVEEFQGYVDQLAKAAGVEKSGRVNRLKVKDVCLRHGQGTASLGLARYYVLLEGPSEDATDDLIVEFKRARRSALEGLVPANDFHAGEEGDRIAHGQAVHLANGDVFYGNVEIDGVSFMSRERAPFREDIDLDDLSKKSWKRYAAACGRALAQAHARSDDAGQLDYRIEPRILEAMEPFDLFVDDVLGFAKEAVKRLDRDHAYYKRDLKLGAFTVGLKAYR from the coding sequence GTGGCCACGCAGGCGAAGGAACGGCAGCAGAAACCGAAATCCGCATCCGGCAATTCGAAGGAGGCAAAGCGGGCCCCGTCCGTCAAGACGCCCGCCGAGAACCCCGTGACCGAACTGAAGAGCCGGGTCGAGGATTACCGCCGTCTCGCGAAACGGTTCGTCGAGGATCCCTGCGTCATGCGGCCCTGCAACCTGACCGGCGAGGCACGGCGGCGCCACGTGCGCGAGACGATTATCGAGGATCACGCCGTGCGGATCTCGCAGAAGTCCGACGGCGCGGATGCCAAGTTCCGCAAGCTGGCGGACAGCCGGTTTTCCTTCTTCCGGGGCACATCGCTGCTGTTTCACCGCGACATGGTGGGGGACGACGCGCGGATGCCCACGGTGCTTGTTCTGGGCGACGTGCATCCCGAGAACTTCGGCGTGATGCCCAACGCGGACAACGCGCCGATCTTCGGGGTGAACGATTTCGACGACGTGGTCTATGGCCCCTTCACCTGGGACCTGAAGCGCGGCGTGACCGGCTTCCTGCTGGCCGCCGAGGAAGAGGGCGACCTGAAGGAGAAGCACCGGCTGAAGATCGCGCGCCGCTTCATCAAGGGATATCGCGAGGGCATCGCCTTCTACGCGCGGCACGACACGGAATCGAGCCAGCAGATGCGGCAGGACAATTCGCCGAAGGTGATCCGCAAGCTCTTCGAGGAGGCGCGGGAGAGCCGCAAGGACTGGCTCTGGGACCGCTACCTGTCTGAAAACGGGCTGGGTTTCCGCGCCAACCACGAGCTGACGCCGCTGACCACCCGGGTCGAGGAGTTCCAGGGTTATGTCGACCAGTTGGCGAAGGCCGCAGGGGTCGAGAAGTCGGGCCGCGTGAACCGCCTGAAGGTCAAGGACGTCTGCCTGCGTCACGGACAGGGCACGGCCTCGCTGGGGCTGGCGCGGTACTACGTGCTGCTGGAAGGGCCGTCGGAGGATGCCACTGACGACCTGATCGTGGAGTTCAAGCGCGCCCGCCGCTCGGCGCTGGAAGGACTGGTGCCCGCCAACGACTTCCACGCCGGCGAGGAGGGCGACCGCATTGCCCACGGGCAGGCGGTGCATCTGGCCAACGGCGACGTGTTCTACGGCAACGTGGAGATCGACGGCGTCAGCTTCATGTCGCGGGAGCGCGCGCCGTTCCGCGAGGACATCGACCTCGACGACCTGTCGAAGAAGAGCTGGAAGCGCTATGCCGCCGCCTGTGGCCGTGCCCTGGCGCAGGCGCATGCGCGGTCCGACGATGCCGGGCAGCTCGACTACCGGATCGAGCCGCGCATCCTCGAGGCGATGGAGCCGTTCGATCTGTTCGTCGACGACGTTCTGGGGTTCGCGAAGGAGGCGGTGAAGCGGCTGGACCGCGATCACGCCTATTACAAGCGCGACCTGAAGCTGGGCGCGTTCACCGTGGGTCTGAAGGCGTATCGCTGA
- a CDS encoding pitrilysin family protein: MKRFILAFGLIFGATVAHAEIDIQEVESPGGLKAWLVEEPSIPFVALELRFRGGTSLDVEGKRGATNLMVGLLEEGSADMDAKAFAEAKEDLAAQIGYDASDDAVSISFKFLTETQDAAVDLLRASLVEPTFDEVSVERVRQQVLSSLRSDATDPDEIVTRAWDSMVFGDHPYGSDYSGTIESVTALTRDDVVEAWKNALAQDRVYIAAAGDISAEELGLLMDRLLGDLPETGAPMPEDVTVETEAGVTVVPFDTPQSVAVFGHRGLKRADPDFFAAYMLNTIFGGGGFEARLMEEVREKRGLTYGVYSYLLPKDHAELVIGRVASANNRIAEAISVIRDEWAKVAAEGVTEEELEQAKTYLTGAYPLRFDGNAPIAQILVGMQMDDLGIDYVTTRNAKIEAITLDDMKRVAAELMKPEELHFVVVGQPEGLEDATVGQ; this comes from the coding sequence CTGAAGGCCTGGCTGGTGGAGGAACCCTCAATCCCCTTCGTGGCGCTGGAACTGCGCTTCAGGGGCGGCACCTCGCTGGACGTGGAAGGCAAGCGCGGCGCGACCAACCTGATGGTCGGCCTGCTCGAGGAAGGCTCTGCCGACATGGATGCCAAGGCCTTTGCCGAGGCGAAGGAGGATCTGGCCGCGCAGATCGGGTACGACGCAAGCGACGACGCGGTGAGCATCTCCTTCAAGTTCCTGACGGAGACGCAGGACGCGGCGGTCGACCTCCTGCGCGCCTCGCTGGTGGAGCCGACCTTCGACGAGGTGAGCGTGGAGCGGGTGCGCCAGCAGGTGCTGTCCTCGCTGCGCTCCGACGCGACCGACCCGGACGAGATCGTCACCCGCGCCTGGGACAGCATGGTGTTCGGCGACCATCCCTATGGCTCCGACTACTCAGGCACGATCGAGAGCGTGACCGCGCTGACCCGTGACGACGTGGTCGAGGCGTGGAAGAACGCGCTGGCGCAGGACCGTGTCTATATCGCGGCGGCGGGCGACATCTCGGCCGAGGAACTGGGTCTGCTGATGGACCGGTTGCTGGGCGACCTGCCGGAGACCGGCGCGCCGATGCCCGAGGATGTGACGGTGGAGACAGAGGCGGGCGTGACCGTGGTGCCCTTCGACACGCCGCAGTCGGTGGCCGTCTTCGGTCATCGCGGCTTGAAGCGGGCCGATCCGGACTTCTTCGCGGCCTACATGCTGAACACGATCTTCGGCGGCGGCGGTTTCGAGGCGCGGCTGATGGAGGAGGTGCGCGAGAAGCGCGGCCTGACTTACGGGGTCTATTCCTACCTGCTGCCCAAGGACCACGCCGAACTGGTGATCGGGCGCGTCGCCTCCGCCAACAACCGCATCGCCGAGGCGATCTCGGTCATCCGGGACGAATGGGCGAAGGTGGCCGCAGAGGGCGTGACCGAGGAAGAGCTGGAGCAGGCCAAGACCTACCTGACCGGCGCCTACCCGCTGCGCTTCGACGGCAACGCGCCCATCGCGCAGATCCTCGTCGGCATGCAGATGGACGACCTCGGCATCGACTACGTGACGACGCGCAACGCCAAGATCGAGGCGATCACGCTCGACGACATGAAGCGCGTGGCGGCCGAGCTGATGAAGCCGGAGGAGCTGCACTTCGTCGTGGTGGGCCAACCCGAGGGGCTGGAGGACGCGACCGTCGGTCAGTGA